A region from the Arthrobacter gengyunqii genome encodes:
- a CDS encoding histidine phosphatase family protein, which translates to MTSSAAWDPARTGRRVVFWRHGRTEWNRAGRFQGQQDIALDPSGVHQAVEAAAVLRHLHPDVVLSSDLSRALVTAQALGKAADKPVATDGRLRETFAGTWEGMLFADISARFPEEQAGWSAGSGDVRAGGGESRVDVGRRVAEAVTEAADALEPGGTLVAVSHGGAIRAGICALLGLPTNSWTVISGVSNCHWSVLEERDVSGGGVRWNLAQHNVGLDSLPSGPLEG; encoded by the coding sequence GTGACTTCTTCCGCGGCTTGGGACCCGGCCCGCACGGGCAGGCGTGTCGTCTTTTGGCGGCACGGCCGGACGGAATGGAACCGTGCGGGAAGGTTCCAGGGCCAGCAGGACATTGCCCTGGACCCTTCCGGTGTCCATCAAGCCGTGGAAGCGGCAGCCGTCCTGCGGCATCTGCATCCCGACGTCGTACTTTCCTCGGACCTGAGCCGCGCCCTGGTGACGGCTCAGGCGCTGGGGAAGGCCGCCGACAAACCGGTGGCCACTGACGGCCGCCTGCGGGAAACGTTCGCGGGAACCTGGGAAGGGATGCTCTTCGCCGACATCTCCGCCCGGTTTCCCGAGGAGCAGGCCGGCTGGTCGGCCGGCAGCGGTGACGTGCGGGCCGGTGGCGGCGAAAGCCGGGTGGATGTTGGGCGAAGGGTAGCCGAAGCCGTCACTGAGGCCGCCGATGCGCTGGAACCCGGGGGGACGCTCGTGGCGGTCAGCCACGGAGGCGCCATCCGCGCCGGGATCTGCGCGTTGCTGGGCCTGCCCACGAACTCATGGACGGTCATCAGCGGGGTGTCCAACTGTCACTGGTCGGTTCTGGAGGAACGCGATGTTTCCGGGGGCGGTGTGCGCTGGAATCTGGCCCAGCACAATGTGGGTCTGGACTCCCTTCCCAGCGGCCCGTTGGAGGGCTAG
- the rsfS gene encoding ribosome silencing factor produces the protein MSATESSIDIARVAAQAASGKLANDIVAIDVSERLAITDVFLIASASNERQVNAIVDGIEEELAKKNLKPVRREGRSEGRWVLLDYANVVVHVQHEEDRVFYALERLWKDCPAIDLQIENAEATAPAAPAVPDAE, from the coding sequence TTGAGCGCCACCGAATCATCAATTGACATCGCACGGGTGGCAGCCCAGGCAGCCTCCGGGAAGCTGGCCAACGACATCGTTGCCATCGACGTCAGCGAACGCCTGGCCATCACGGACGTATTCCTGATCGCCTCGGCTTCCAACGAGCGCCAGGTCAACGCCATTGTGGACGGCATCGAGGAGGAGCTGGCCAAGAAGAACCTGAAGCCGGTGCGCCGCGAAGGCCGCAGCGAGGGCCGCTGGGTTCTGTTGGACTACGCCAACGTTGTGGTGCACGTCCAGCACGAGGAGGACCGTGTTTTCTACGCGCTGGAACGCCTGTGGAAGGACTGCCCTGCCATTGACCTGCAGATTGAAAACGCAGAAGCCACGGCTCCTGCGGCGCCGGCCGTGCCGGACGCCGAGTAG
- the nadD gene encoding nicotinate-nucleotide adenylyltransferase, whose protein sequence is MGGTFDPIHHGHLVAASEVAHVFDLDEVVFVPTGEPWHKSAREVSPPEHRYLMTVIATASNPRFTVSRVDIDRPGPTYTIDTLRDLRESRPEAELFFITGADAMAQILSWKDIQELWSLAHFVGVTRPGHVLENMGRDDVSLLEVPAMAISSTDCRERVSDGEPVWYLVPDGVVQYIAKHGLYAGEPEQTRQPVATSEPVA, encoded by the coding sequence ATGGGCGGGACGTTTGATCCCATCCACCACGGCCACTTGGTGGCAGCCAGCGAAGTGGCACATGTGTTTGACCTGGACGAAGTGGTCTTTGTGCCCACGGGGGAACCATGGCACAAGTCCGCACGCGAAGTCAGTCCGCCGGAGCACCGGTACCTGATGACCGTCATCGCCACGGCGTCCAATCCCCGGTTTACGGTCAGCCGCGTGGACATTGACCGTCCCGGGCCGACGTACACCATCGACACGCTGCGGGACCTGCGGGAGTCCAGGCCGGAAGCGGAACTGTTCTTCATCACCGGCGCCGATGCCATGGCGCAGATCCTCTCCTGGAAGGACATCCAGGAACTTTGGTCCCTGGCTCATTTCGTGGGGGTAACCCGCCCCGGACACGTGCTGGAAAACATGGGCCGGGATGACGTCAGCCTTCTGGAGGTTCCGGCCATGGCCATCTCCTCCACCGACTGCCGCGAGCGGGTGTCGGACGGGGAACCCGTGTGGTATCTGGTGCCGGACGGAGTTGTTCAATACATCGCGAAGCACGGGCTCTATGCCGGTGAGCCGGAGCAAACCAGACAGCCCGTAGCCACCTCAGAGCCAGTAGCTTAA